One window of the Acinonyx jubatus isolate Ajub_Pintada_27869175 chromosome A2, VMU_Ajub_asm_v1.0, whole genome shotgun sequence genome contains the following:
- the MST1R gene encoding macrophage-stimulating protein receptor isoform X2, whose product MELLSPPSQPSLLLLLLLLPPLLARESWQCPRTSYAALRDFDVEYKVPSFSAGGPVQAIATYEGGRDGSAVFVATRNRLHVLGPGLQPVESLATGPVGDPGCQTCAACGPGPHSPQEDTDAQVLVLEPALPALVSCGSSLHGRCFLHELEPQGTALHLAPPACLFSANHNQPEDCPDCVASPLGTLVTVVEQGHASYFYVASSLDETVASSFSPRSVSIRRLKADASGFAPGFAALSVLPEHLASYPIQYVYSFRSRAFVYFLKVQRPSVAAAPEALHTRLARLSAAEPELGDYRELVLDCRFAPKRRRRRATEGGQPYPVLRAAHTAPVGSKLAAELSIAEGQEVLFGVFVASRDSSPGVNPNSVVCAFPIDLVDTLIEHGVERCCEPPVPPGIRRGLDFFQSPSFCPNPPGLEAPSPNTSCHHFPLLVSSSLSRVDLFNGLLGPVQVTALHVTRLDNVTVAHMGTTDGRILQVELARSLNYLLYVSNFSLGGNRQPIQRDVSRLGDHLFFSSGEQVFQVPIQGPGCHHFLTCGSCLRAQRFMGCGWCGGMCGRQKECPGSWQQDHCPPELTEFYPQSGPLRGSTRLTLCGSNFYLRPADLVPEGTHQVTVGQSPCRLLPKDSPNLSPVPRKDFVEELECELEPLGMQPAGPANISLTVTNMPPGKHFQVDGTSMLQGFSFMEPVLTAVKPLFGPRAGGTRLTFEGQGLSLGTSQMVLVNGTECPLEQVSEGQLLCTTPPGAAMARVPIHLQVGGAVVPGSWTFHYLEDPIVLGISPNCGYIGSHVTIHGQHLTSAWHLVLSFHDGLMAVEDRVRGHLPEQHRCRLPEYVVRSPQGWVTGNLSAWGDGAAGFTQPGFRFLPPPHPPTTDFAPLKPEEHAVKFEYIGLGAVADCVDVNVTVGGKSCQHELRGDVVICPLPSSLQLDKDGAPLQVCVDDGCHILGRVIRPGPEGVPQRLLLGVLLALLLLVAALAAALIFNYWQRKQLVLSPNLDDLASLDRTTGAIPLPALCSGSDYRNGLGETGEVLKAGATPSVPQAPHFLSSTAAPATHGLDSTTQSHKASVSDSGDGSCVPLLQTESIQLGDLDSALLTEVKDVLISHEQVVTHRDRIIGKGHFGVVYHGECTDKDQNRIHCAIKSLSRITEVQEVEAFLREGLLMRGLHHPNVLALIGIVLPPEGLPQVLLPYMHHGDLLQFIRSPQRNPTVKDLISFGLQVARGMEYLAEQKFVHRDLAARNCMLDESFTVKVADFGLARGILDKEYYSVRQHRHARLPVKWMALESLQTYRFTTKSDVWSFGVLLWELLTRGAPPYPHIDPFDLTHFLAQGRRLPQPEYCPDSLYAVMQRCWAADPAGRPTFSALVEEVEHVAARLLGDHYVQLPAAYVNLGPGASDEANMHPEQSQTPPVHRIARWPWPSSEPPQPT is encoded by the exons ATGGAGCTTCTCTCGCCGCCGTCACAGCCTTCACTGTtattgctgctgctactgctgccaCCACTGCTGGCCAGAGAGTCCTGGCAGTGTCCGCGCACCTCCTATGCCGCCTTGCGCGACTTTGACGTGGAGTACAAGGTGCCCAGCTTCTCGGCCGGAGGTCCGGTACAGGCCATAGCGACCTACGAGGGCGGCAGGGACGGGAGTGCCGTGTTCGTGGCTACACGCAATCGCCTGCACGTGCTTGGGCCTGGCCTGCAGCCAGTAGAGAGCCTGGCCACAGGTCCTGTTGGAGACCCGGGCTGTCAGACGTGTGCGGCCTGTGGCCCGGGCCCCCACAGCCCGCAGGAAGACACAGATGCACAGGTGCTGGTGCTGGAGCCAGCTCTGCCCGCACTAGTCAGCTGTGGCTCGAGCCTGCATGGGCGCTGCTTCCTGCACGAGCTAGAGCCCCAAGGGACAGCCCTGCACCTGGCACCGCCAGCCTGCCTCTTCTCCGCCAACCACAACCAGCCCGAGGACTGCCCTGACTGTGTGGCCAGTCCTCTGGGCACCCTCGTGACCGTGGTTGAGCAGGGCCATGCCTCCTACTTCTACGTGGCATCCTCACTGGATGAGACGGTGGCCTCGAGCTTCAGCCCCCGCTCAGTGTCCATCCGGCGCCTCAAGGCCGATGCCTCAGGATTCGCACCGGGGTTTGCCGCGCTGTCCGTGCTGCCGGAGCACCTCGCTTCCTATCCTATCCAGTACGTGTACAGTTTCCGCTCCAGAGCCTTTGTCTATTTCCTGAAGGTGCAGCGGCCCAGCGTGGCAGCTGCCCCGGAAGCCTTGCACACACGCCTGGCACGGCTCAGCGCTGCTGAGCCCGAGCTGGGCGACTACCGCGAACTCGTTCTCGACTGCCGATTCGCACCCAAACGCCGGCGCCGCAGGGCCACTGAGGGAGGACAGCCCTACCCAGTGCTGAGGGCGGCCCACACAGCTCCAGTGGGCAGCAAGCTAGCTGCTGAGCTGAGCATCGCTGAAGGCCAAGAAGTGCTATTTGGTGTCTTCGTGGCTAGCAGAGACAGCAGTCCCGGTGTGAATCCCAACTCTGTCGTCTGTGCCTTTCCCATCGACCTAGTGGACACTCTCATCGAGCATGGTGTGGAGCGCTGTTGTGAGCCTCCTGTCCCCCCTGGCATCCGGCGAGGCCTCGACTTCTTCCAGTCGCCTAGTTTTTGCCCCAACCCG CCTGGCCTGGAGGCCCCCAGCCCCAACACCAGCTGCCATCACTTTCCTCTGCTGGTTAGCAGCAGCCTATCACGTGTGGACCTCTTCAACGGGCTATTAGGACCAGTACAGGTCACTGCACTGCATGTGACACGCCTTGACAATGTCACAGTGGCCCACATGGGCACAACTGATGGGCGCATCCTGCAG GTGGAGCTGGCCAGATCTCTCAACTACTTGCTGTATGTGTCCAACTTCTCACTGGGTGGCAACAGGCAGCCCATACAACGAGATGTCAGTCGCCTTGGAGACCACCTGTTCTTTTCCTCCGGGGAGCAG GTCTTCCAGGTACCTATCCAGGGCCCTGGCTGCCACCACTTCCTCACCTGTGGGAGTTGTCTGCGGGCACAGCGTTTCATGGGCTGTGGCTGGTGTGGGGGCATGTGTGGCCGGCAGAAGGAGTGTCCTGGCTCCTGGCAACAGGATCATTGTCCACCTGAGCTTACTGAG tTCTACCCCCAGAGTGGACCCCTAAGGGGCAGCACAAGGCTGACCCTGTGTGGCTCCAACTTCTACCTGCGCCCTGCTGATCTGGTGCCTGAGGGCACCCATCAGGTCACCGTGGGCCAAAGTCCCTGCCGACTGCTACCCAAGGACAGCCCAAACCTCAG CCCAGTGCCCCGGAAAGACTTTGTAGAGGAGCTTGAGTGTGAGCTGGAGCCCTTGGGCATGCAGCCAGCTGGGCCCGCCAACATCAGCCTCACTGTGACCAACATGCCACCAGGCAAGCACTTCCAAGTGGATGGCACCTCCATGCTGCAAGGCTTCTCTTTCATG GAGccagtgctgacagcagtaaaACCTCTCTTTGGCCCACGGGCAGGGGGCACCCGCCTCACCTTTGAAGGCCAAGGCCTGTCTTTAGGCACCAGTCAGATGGTGCTGGTCAATGGGACTGAGTGCCCACTGGAACA GGTCAGCGAGGGGCAGCTCTTATGTACTACGCCCCCTGGGGCTGCTATGGCCAGGGTTCCCATTCACCTGCAGGTGGGGGGCGCTGTGGTGCCAGGCTCCTGGACCTTCCACTACCTGGAAGACCCCATTGTGCTGGGCATCAGCCCCAACTGTGGCTACAT TGGCTCCCATGTCACCATCCATGgccagcatctgacttcagcgtGGCACCTAGTGCTGTCATTCCATGATGGGCTTATGGCAGTGGAAGACAGGGTGAG AGGGCACCTCCCGGAGCAGCATCGGTGCCGCCTGCCCGAATATGTCGTCCGAAGCCCCCAGGGGTGGGTAACAGGGAACCTGAGTGCCTGGGGGGATGGAGCTGCTGGCTTCACGCAGCCTGGCTTTcgcttcctgcccccaccccatccacccaCCACTGACTTTGCCCCACTGAAGCCCGAGGAGCACGCTGTTAAGTTTGAG TATATTGGGCTGGGCGCTGTGGCTGATTGTGTGGACGTGAACGTGACCGTGGGTGGTAAGAGCTGCCAGCATGAGCTCCGGGGGGATGTGGTCAtctgccctctgccttcctccctgcaaCTTGACAAGGATGGAGCCCCACTGCAG GTCTGTGTGGATGATGGATGTCACATCCTGGGCAGGGTGATACGGCCAGGCCCAGAGGGGGTCCCACAGAGGCTACTCCTTGGTGTCCTGCTGGCCCTGCTCCTGCTTGTGGCTGCACTGGCCGCTGCGCTGATCTTCAACTACTGGCAGAGGAAACAACTGG TCCTTTCTCCAAACCTAGATGACCTGGCATCCTTGGACCGGACCACTGGAGCCATCCCCTTGCCTGCACTCTGCTCAGGTTCTGACTACAGAAATGGCCTTGGTGAGACGGGGGAGGTGCTGAAAGCTGGGGCCACACCCTCTGTTCCACAGGCCCCTCACTTCCTCTCCTCCACAGCAGCCCCTGCCACTCATGGTCTGGATTCCACCACACAGAGCCACAAAGCATCCGTCTCAGACAGTGGGGACGGGTCCTGTGTCCCACTGTTGCAGACAGAGTCCATCCAGCTTGGGGACTTAGACTCTGCACTCCTGACCGAGGTCAAGGATGTGCTGATCTCACATGAGCAGGTGGTCACCCACAGGGACAGAATCATTGGCAAAG GCCACTTTGGAGTTGTCTACCATGGAGAATGCACAGACAAGGACCAGAATCGAATCCATTGTGCCATAAAGTCGCTGAGTC GCATCACAGAGGTGCAGGAGGTGGAGGCCTTCCTGCGCGAGGGGCTGCTCATGCGTGGTCTGCACCACCCAAATGTGCTGGCTCTCATCGGTATTGTGCTGCCCCCTGAAGGGCTGCCCCAGGTGCTGCTACCCTATATGCATCATGGAGACCTGCTTCAGTTCATCCGCTCACCCCAGCGG AACCCCACGGTGAAGGACCTCATCAGCTTCGGCCTTCAGGTAGCCCGTGGCATGGAGTACCTGGCAGAGCAGAAGTTTGTGCACAGAGACCTGGCTGCTCGGAACTGCAT GCTGGATGAGTCATTCACAGTCAAGGTGGCTGACTTTGGCCTGGCCCGTGGTATCCTGGACAAGGAGTACTACAGTGTTCGACAGCATCGCCATGCTCGCCTCCCTGTCAAATGGATGGCACTGGAGAGCCTGCAGACCTACAGATTCACCACCAAGTCTGATGTG TGGTCATTTGGTGTGCTGCTGTGGGAGCTGCTGACACGGGGCGCCCCACCATACCCCCACATTGACCCTTTTGACCTCACTCACTTCCTGGCCCAGGGTCGACGCCTGCCCCAGCCTGAATATTGTCCTGATTCTCT gtACGCAGTGATGCAGCGCTGCTGGGCTGCGGACCCTGCAGGGAGACCCACATTCTCAGCGCTGGTGGAGGAAGTGGAGCACGTGGCGGCCAGGCTGCTTGGGGACCACTACGTGCAGCTGCCTGCAGCCTACGTGAACCTGGGTCCTGGTGCCTCGGATGAGGCGAACATGCACCCAGAACAGTCGCAGACCCCACCCGTGCACAGGATCGCACGTTGGCCCTGGCCTTCCTCAGAGCCACCACAGCCCACATGA
- the MST1R gene encoding macrophage-stimulating protein receptor isoform X4, translating into MELLSPPSQPSLLLLLLLLPPLLARESWQCPRTSYAALRDFDVEYKVPSFSAGGPVQAIATYEGGRDGSAVFVATRNRLHVLGPGLQPVESLATGPVGDPGCQTCAACGPGPHSPQEDTDAQVLVLEPALPALVSCGSSLHGRCFLHELEPQGTALHLAPPACLFSANHNQPEDCPDCVASPLGTLVTVVEQGHASYFYVASSLDETVASSFSPRSVSIRRLKADASGFAPGFAALSVLPEHLASYPIQYVYSFRSRAFVYFLKVQRPSVAAAPEALHTRLARLSAAEPELGDYRELVLDCRFAPKRRRRRATEGGQPYPVLRAAHTAPVGSKLAAELSIAEGQEVLFGVFVASRDSSPGVNPNSVVCAFPIDLVDTLIEHGVERCCEPPVPPGIRRGLDFFQSPSFCPNPPGLEAPSPNTSCHHFPLLVSSSLSRVDLFNGLLGPVQVTALHVTRLDNVTVAHMGTTDGRILQVELARSLNYLLYVSNFSLGGNRQPIQRDVSRLGDHLFFSSGEQVFQVPIQGPGCHHFLTCGSCLRAQRFMGCGWCGGMCGRQKECPGSWQQDHCPPELTEFYPQSGPLRGSTRLTLCGSNFYLRPADLVPEGTHQVTVGQSPCRLLPKDSPNLSPVPRKDFVEELECELEPLGMQPAGPANISLTVTNMPPGKHFQVDGTSMLQGFSFMEPVLTAVKPLFGPRAGGTRLTFEGQGLSLGTSQMVLVNGTECPLEQVSEGQLLCTTPPGAAMARVPIHLQVGGAVVPGSWTFHYLEDPIVLGISPNCGYIGSHVTIHGQHLTSAWHLVLSFHDGLMAVEDRQCTGHLPEQHRCRLPEYVVRSPQGWVTGNLSAWGDGAAGFTQPGFRFLPPPHPPTTDFAPLKPEEHAVKFEYIGLGAVADCVDVNVTVGGKSCQHELRGDVVICPLPSSLQLDKDGAPLQVCVDDGCHILGRVIRPGPEGVPQRLLLGVLLALLLLVAALAAALIFNYWQRKQLVLSPNLDDLASLDRTTGAIPLPALCSGSDYRNGLAAPATHGLDSTTQSHKASVSDSGDGSCVPLLQTESIQLGDLDSALLTEVKDVLISHEQVVTHRDRIIGKGHFGVVYHGECTDKDQNRIHCAIKSLSRITEVQEVEAFLREGLLMRGLHHPNVLALIGIVLPPEGLPQVLLPYMHHGDLLQFIRSPQRNPTVKDLISFGLQVARGMEYLAEQKFVHRDLAARNCMLDESFTVKVADFGLARGILDKEYYSVRQHRHARLPVKWMALESLQTYRFTTKSDVWSFGVLLWELLTRGAPPYPHIDPFDLTHFLAQGRRLPQPEYCPDSLYAVMQRCWAADPAGRPTFSALVEEVEHVAARLLGDHYVQLPAAYVNLGPGASDEANMHPEQSQTPPVHRIARWPWPSSEPPQPT; encoded by the exons ATGGAGCTTCTCTCGCCGCCGTCACAGCCTTCACTGTtattgctgctgctactgctgccaCCACTGCTGGCCAGAGAGTCCTGGCAGTGTCCGCGCACCTCCTATGCCGCCTTGCGCGACTTTGACGTGGAGTACAAGGTGCCCAGCTTCTCGGCCGGAGGTCCGGTACAGGCCATAGCGACCTACGAGGGCGGCAGGGACGGGAGTGCCGTGTTCGTGGCTACACGCAATCGCCTGCACGTGCTTGGGCCTGGCCTGCAGCCAGTAGAGAGCCTGGCCACAGGTCCTGTTGGAGACCCGGGCTGTCAGACGTGTGCGGCCTGTGGCCCGGGCCCCCACAGCCCGCAGGAAGACACAGATGCACAGGTGCTGGTGCTGGAGCCAGCTCTGCCCGCACTAGTCAGCTGTGGCTCGAGCCTGCATGGGCGCTGCTTCCTGCACGAGCTAGAGCCCCAAGGGACAGCCCTGCACCTGGCACCGCCAGCCTGCCTCTTCTCCGCCAACCACAACCAGCCCGAGGACTGCCCTGACTGTGTGGCCAGTCCTCTGGGCACCCTCGTGACCGTGGTTGAGCAGGGCCATGCCTCCTACTTCTACGTGGCATCCTCACTGGATGAGACGGTGGCCTCGAGCTTCAGCCCCCGCTCAGTGTCCATCCGGCGCCTCAAGGCCGATGCCTCAGGATTCGCACCGGGGTTTGCCGCGCTGTCCGTGCTGCCGGAGCACCTCGCTTCCTATCCTATCCAGTACGTGTACAGTTTCCGCTCCAGAGCCTTTGTCTATTTCCTGAAGGTGCAGCGGCCCAGCGTGGCAGCTGCCCCGGAAGCCTTGCACACACGCCTGGCACGGCTCAGCGCTGCTGAGCCCGAGCTGGGCGACTACCGCGAACTCGTTCTCGACTGCCGATTCGCACCCAAACGCCGGCGCCGCAGGGCCACTGAGGGAGGACAGCCCTACCCAGTGCTGAGGGCGGCCCACACAGCTCCAGTGGGCAGCAAGCTAGCTGCTGAGCTGAGCATCGCTGAAGGCCAAGAAGTGCTATTTGGTGTCTTCGTGGCTAGCAGAGACAGCAGTCCCGGTGTGAATCCCAACTCTGTCGTCTGTGCCTTTCCCATCGACCTAGTGGACACTCTCATCGAGCATGGTGTGGAGCGCTGTTGTGAGCCTCCTGTCCCCCCTGGCATCCGGCGAGGCCTCGACTTCTTCCAGTCGCCTAGTTTTTGCCCCAACCCG CCTGGCCTGGAGGCCCCCAGCCCCAACACCAGCTGCCATCACTTTCCTCTGCTGGTTAGCAGCAGCCTATCACGTGTGGACCTCTTCAACGGGCTATTAGGACCAGTACAGGTCACTGCACTGCATGTGACACGCCTTGACAATGTCACAGTGGCCCACATGGGCACAACTGATGGGCGCATCCTGCAG GTGGAGCTGGCCAGATCTCTCAACTACTTGCTGTATGTGTCCAACTTCTCACTGGGTGGCAACAGGCAGCCCATACAACGAGATGTCAGTCGCCTTGGAGACCACCTGTTCTTTTCCTCCGGGGAGCAG GTCTTCCAGGTACCTATCCAGGGCCCTGGCTGCCACCACTTCCTCACCTGTGGGAGTTGTCTGCGGGCACAGCGTTTCATGGGCTGTGGCTGGTGTGGGGGCATGTGTGGCCGGCAGAAGGAGTGTCCTGGCTCCTGGCAACAGGATCATTGTCCACCTGAGCTTACTGAG tTCTACCCCCAGAGTGGACCCCTAAGGGGCAGCACAAGGCTGACCCTGTGTGGCTCCAACTTCTACCTGCGCCCTGCTGATCTGGTGCCTGAGGGCACCCATCAGGTCACCGTGGGCCAAAGTCCCTGCCGACTGCTACCCAAGGACAGCCCAAACCTCAG CCCAGTGCCCCGGAAAGACTTTGTAGAGGAGCTTGAGTGTGAGCTGGAGCCCTTGGGCATGCAGCCAGCTGGGCCCGCCAACATCAGCCTCACTGTGACCAACATGCCACCAGGCAAGCACTTCCAAGTGGATGGCACCTCCATGCTGCAAGGCTTCTCTTTCATG GAGccagtgctgacagcagtaaaACCTCTCTTTGGCCCACGGGCAGGGGGCACCCGCCTCACCTTTGAAGGCCAAGGCCTGTCTTTAGGCACCAGTCAGATGGTGCTGGTCAATGGGACTGAGTGCCCACTGGAACA GGTCAGCGAGGGGCAGCTCTTATGTACTACGCCCCCTGGGGCTGCTATGGCCAGGGTTCCCATTCACCTGCAGGTGGGGGGCGCTGTGGTGCCAGGCTCCTGGACCTTCCACTACCTGGAAGACCCCATTGTGCTGGGCATCAGCCCCAACTGTGGCTACAT TGGCTCCCATGTCACCATCCATGgccagcatctgacttcagcgtGGCACCTAGTGCTGTCATTCCATGATGGGCTTATGGCAGTGGAAGACAGG CAATGTACAGGGCACCTCCCGGAGCAGCATCGGTGCCGCCTGCCCGAATATGTCGTCCGAAGCCCCCAGGGGTGGGTAACAGGGAACCTGAGTGCCTGGGGGGATGGAGCTGCTGGCTTCACGCAGCCTGGCTTTcgcttcctgcccccaccccatccacccaCCACTGACTTTGCCCCACTGAAGCCCGAGGAGCACGCTGTTAAGTTTGAG TATATTGGGCTGGGCGCTGTGGCTGATTGTGTGGACGTGAACGTGACCGTGGGTGGTAAGAGCTGCCAGCATGAGCTCCGGGGGGATGTGGTCAtctgccctctgccttcctccctgcaaCTTGACAAGGATGGAGCCCCACTGCAG GTCTGTGTGGATGATGGATGTCACATCCTGGGCAGGGTGATACGGCCAGGCCCAGAGGGGGTCCCACAGAGGCTACTCCTTGGTGTCCTGCTGGCCCTGCTCCTGCTTGTGGCTGCACTGGCCGCTGCGCTGATCTTCAACTACTGGCAGAGGAAACAACTGG TCCTTTCTCCAAACCTAGATGACCTGGCATCCTTGGACCGGACCACTGGAGCCATCCCCTTGCCTGCACTCTGCTCAGGTTCTGACTACAGAAATGGCCTTG CAGCCCCTGCCACTCATGGTCTGGATTCCACCACACAGAGCCACAAAGCATCCGTCTCAGACAGTGGGGACGGGTCCTGTGTCCCACTGTTGCAGACAGAGTCCATCCAGCTTGGGGACTTAGACTCTGCACTCCTGACCGAGGTCAAGGATGTGCTGATCTCACATGAGCAGGTGGTCACCCACAGGGACAGAATCATTGGCAAAG GCCACTTTGGAGTTGTCTACCATGGAGAATGCACAGACAAGGACCAGAATCGAATCCATTGTGCCATAAAGTCGCTGAGTC GCATCACAGAGGTGCAGGAGGTGGAGGCCTTCCTGCGCGAGGGGCTGCTCATGCGTGGTCTGCACCACCCAAATGTGCTGGCTCTCATCGGTATTGTGCTGCCCCCTGAAGGGCTGCCCCAGGTGCTGCTACCCTATATGCATCATGGAGACCTGCTTCAGTTCATCCGCTCACCCCAGCGG AACCCCACGGTGAAGGACCTCATCAGCTTCGGCCTTCAGGTAGCCCGTGGCATGGAGTACCTGGCAGAGCAGAAGTTTGTGCACAGAGACCTGGCTGCTCGGAACTGCAT GCTGGATGAGTCATTCACAGTCAAGGTGGCTGACTTTGGCCTGGCCCGTGGTATCCTGGACAAGGAGTACTACAGTGTTCGACAGCATCGCCATGCTCGCCTCCCTGTCAAATGGATGGCACTGGAGAGCCTGCAGACCTACAGATTCACCACCAAGTCTGATGTG TGGTCATTTGGTGTGCTGCTGTGGGAGCTGCTGACACGGGGCGCCCCACCATACCCCCACATTGACCCTTTTGACCTCACTCACTTCCTGGCCCAGGGTCGACGCCTGCCCCAGCCTGAATATTGTCCTGATTCTCT gtACGCAGTGATGCAGCGCTGCTGGGCTGCGGACCCTGCAGGGAGACCCACATTCTCAGCGCTGGTGGAGGAAGTGGAGCACGTGGCGGCCAGGCTGCTTGGGGACCACTACGTGCAGCTGCCTGCAGCCTACGTGAACCTGGGTCCTGGTGCCTCGGATGAGGCGAACATGCACCCAGAACAGTCGCAGACCCCACCCGTGCACAGGATCGCACGTTGGCCCTGGCCTTCCTCAGAGCCACCACAGCCCACATGA